From a single Penaeus monodon isolate SGIC_2016 unplaced genomic scaffold, NSTDA_Pmon_1 PmonScaffold_10974, whole genome shotgun sequence genomic region:
- the LOC119568816 gene encoding verprolin-like produces MVKSHSRCAKSSKKSGKAPQPKPKSSSLRLFGTLHFPHKMPSFSPAGTFWALSENLGTNTRNNPSPGPKRPAQPYALSQLKGFWVGSTRAPHSPGITLKSRPRFFDSVPGGRCSRSAELPLPQPTPGSKGTSSPCTPPVPPRSHSLNPSQGSRPSNVPSRWGPIPGSRCPRAAPANTSPHWPPLAAHNAPGKPQKSFVVVWKSHRGPKIRPHWGFSARVHCQAGGSHFGCL; encoded by the coding sequence ATGGTAAaaagccacagccggtgcgccaagtcctcgaagaAGTCAGGCAaggccccccaacccaaacccaaatcctCGTCCCTGAGACTCTTCGGGACACTCCACTTTCCCCACAAAATGCCCAGCTtttcaccagctggcaccttctgggccttatcggagaatttGGGTACCAACACCCGTaacaacccctcccctggtcccaaAAGGCCCGCCCAACCATACGCCCTCAGCCAGCTGAAGGGTTTTTGGGTGGGCTCCACGAGGGCCCCCCACTCCCCCGGGATCACTTTGAAAAGTCGACCCAGATTTTTTGACTCTGTCCCGGGgggaaggtgcagtcgctcagccgaacTACCTCTGCCCCAGCCAacccctggaagcaagggcacatcttcaccgtgcaccccacCAGTTCCTCCAAGGTCACACAGCCTTAATCCGAGTCAGGGGTCAAGGCCCAGCAACGTGCCGTCCAGATGGGGCCCCATACCCGGCAGCCGCTGCCCCCGTGCTGCCCCCGCCAATACAAGCCCCCACTGGCCCCctttagctgcacacaatgcccccggAAAACCACAAAAATCTTTTGTGGtggtctggaagtcgcataggggcCCAAAAATCAGGCCCCACTGGGGCTTTTCAGcccgtgtccactgtcaggcgggtGGTTCCCattttgggtgtttg